In Fervidobacterium nodosum Rt17-B1, one genomic interval encodes:
- a CDS encoding DUF2225 domain-containing protein — translation MSKKVFTDKVKIKEYEPDMKPNYEGVNALLYSAVVCNQCHYAALDTEFENHVSPIYLDQIRDIQRKIKIPDNVSFSAERDHRAAILSYALAALFYEAKKQPCRTAEMYLRIAWLYRELKDKENEYKALARSLLSFEECYSKANISEEKEPMVIFYLGELSYRLGKMEDARRWFSILINKYRNSNSYYVKAGRDRWQEIKE, via the coding sequence GTGAGTAAGAAAGTTTTTACAGATAAGGTGAAGATAAAAGAATACGAACCGGATATGAAACCAAATTACGAAGGTGTTAATGCACTTTTGTATTCTGCTGTTGTATGCAATCAGTGCCATTATGCGGCACTTGATACCGAGTTTGAGAATCATGTTTCGCCGATTTATCTTGACCAAATAAGAGATATACAAAGGAAGATTAAAATACCAGACAATGTATCTTTTTCTGCTGAACGTGACCACAGAGCAGCTATTTTATCTTACGCTCTTGCAGCGCTGTTTTATGAAGCGAAAAAGCAACCATGTAGAACTGCAGAGATGTATTTACGAATCGCATGGCTTTATAGGGAACTAAAAGATAAAGAAAATGAATACAAAGCTTTAGCAAGGTCATTATTGAGCTTTGAAGAATGTTATTCTAAAGCAAATATATCTGAAGAGAAAGAACCAATGGTTATATTTTACCTCGGAGAGCTTTCTTACAGACTTGGTAAGATGGAAGATGCAAGAAGGTGGTTTTCTATATTGATTAATAAATATAGAAATTCTAATTCATATTATGTTAAGGCAGGGAGAGATAGATGGCAAGAAATAAAAGAGTAG
- a CDS encoding 3D domain-containing protein — protein MARNKRVGILKTMILFLLFIIFLSLYGCFPLGNYFELSMRIEELESRVDNIEQSYGQSVSDKIKGDKEIVGIKNNISEIKSNVEMIDKKVVNLNSQVINLNDKVSSLQKDVSAIKADLPNVKANLSDLEKKLTSTNNSMTKLSNQVSDLDKRLSNFENKTVSDISTLSKRVTTLENNNSSINTKLFSIENQLKVIDNIKKDLDVLSAQIRELKSLSQLSIQQSDIEFIKQLQQEIQDLKSTIQSMSIEELLKIKEGYIYYLVKSGDTLSSIANAYGVKVDALSQVNNIKDPSKIAIGQLIKIPVNDPSKYYRVPVKIVPSDILKYHGQEVNGNKTVGIDIYARGQDVYPILPGKVISVDSYRVTIDHGNMIMAVYDGINTTVKQGTFVTNNKPLGQCIDVFHFELYIDGEPRDPLRLFTEYKGIFTVTFYSEWDDGKVPSHPTFRIARNGRVPSSFRTIAVDPTVIPLGSLVYIPTLSNVVFIAEDTGSAIKGNRIDVYVSDVRLALNQGISAHPVYILYPQKNVQ, from the coding sequence ATGGCAAGAAATAAAAGAGTAGGTATTTTAAAAACGATGATTCTTTTCCTTCTTTTCATTATATTTTTATCGCTTTATGGCTGTTTCCCTCTAGGAAATTATTTTGAGCTCTCCATGAGAATTGAAGAATTAGAAAGTAGGGTTGATAATATAGAACAATCCTATGGCCAGAGTGTTTCTGATAAGATAAAAGGAGATAAGGAGATTGTTGGGATAAAAAATAACATTTCTGAAATTAAATCAAATGTAGAGATGATTGATAAAAAAGTTGTAAATTTAAACTCTCAAGTTATTAATTTGAATGATAAGGTTTCAAGCTTGCAAAAGGATGTATCCGCCATAAAAGCAGATTTACCTAATGTGAAAGCCAATTTGAGTGACCTTGAAAAGAAATTAACTTCGACCAATAATTCTATGACAAAATTAAGTAATCAAGTAAGTGATTTGGACAAAAGATTGAGTAATTTTGAAAATAAAACGGTTAGTGATATATCAACTTTGTCTAAGAGAGTAACTACTCTTGAAAATAATAACTCTTCAATAAATACCAAGCTATTCTCAATAGAGAATCAGCTGAAAGTTATTGATAATATTAAAAAGGATTTAGATGTTTTAAGTGCTCAAATAAGGGAATTAAAAAGTCTCAGTCAGCTGAGTATTCAACAGAGTGATATAGAGTTTATTAAGCAGCTTCAGCAAGAAATTCAAGATTTGAAAAGTACTATTCAATCAATGTCGATAGAGGAACTTTTAAAGATAAAAGAAGGGTATATATACTATTTAGTTAAATCCGGTGATACTTTGAGTAGTATAGCCAATGCGTACGGTGTTAAAGTTGACGCTCTTTCTCAAGTTAATAATATTAAAGATCCCTCAAAGATAGCTATTGGGCAATTGATAAAAATTCCTGTTAATGACCCTTCTAAATATTATAGAGTGCCTGTTAAAATAGTACCCTCTGATATTTTAAAGTATCATGGTCAAGAAGTAAATGGGAATAAAACTGTAGGTATCGATATATACGCTAGAGGTCAAGATGTTTATCCAATTCTTCCAGGTAAAGTTATAAGTGTAGATAGTTACAGAGTAACCATAGATCATGGAAATATGATTATGGCTGTTTACGATGGTATCAACACAACGGTTAAACAAGGAACCTTTGTCACAAATAACAAACCACTTGGTCAATGTATCGACGTTTTTCATTTCGAGCTTTACATAGATGGTGAACCTAGAGATCCTTTGAGACTCTTTACGGAATACAAAGGGATTTTCACAGTTACATTTTATTCTGAGTGGGACGACGGAAAAGTGCCTTCACATCCAACATTCAGGATTGCAAGAAACGGTAGAGTTCCAAGTAGTTTTAGGACAATAGCGGTTGATCCTACCGTTATACCTTTAGGTTCACTTGTTTATATACCTACGCTTAGTAATGTTGTTTTTATAGCCGAAGATACTGGTAGCGCCATAAAGGGTAATAGGATAGACGTTTATGTCAGCGATGTCAGATTGGCTCTTAATCAAGGCATTTCCGCACATCCTGTTTATATTCTTTACCCTCAAAAAAATGTACAATAA
- a CDS encoding RrF2 family transcriptional regulator, producing the protein MAITMKSEYAIKIMILIAVENKRVNAREIVKKCRERLPLEFAEKILADLARNGILHAYRGRGGGYELAKKLDEITVYDVVSSVDNPSDTIKCFVDINDKATSPESCTVNKIWESVLEKMQEILKSITLKELTEDYLARCQS; encoded by the coding sequence ATGGCTATAACGATGAAGAGTGAGTATGCTATTAAAATAATGATTTTGATAGCAGTTGAAAATAAAAGGGTTAACGCGAGGGAAATTGTTAAGAAGTGTCGTGAAAGGCTTCCCCTTGAATTTGCTGAGAAAATATTAGCTGATCTCGCACGAAATGGTATATTACATGCTTATAGGGGTCGTGGTGGCGGTTACGAACTTGCAAAAAAACTTGATGAGATAACAGTTTACGATGTCGTTTCATCGGTTGATAATCCAAGTGATACTATAAAATGTTTTGTTGATATAAATGATAAAGCAACCAGTCCTGAAAGCTGTACAGTTAACAAAATTTGGGAGTCTGTTTTGGAAAAGATGCAGGAAATACTCAAATCTATAACTTTAAAGGAACTTACTGAAGATTACCTAGCGAGGTGCCAAAGTTGA
- the mnmA gene encoding tRNA 2-thiouridine(34) synthase MnmA — protein MSAKVGVLLSGGVDSAVALYLLIEKGYEVTAYHMKTVRDELYITKQIKHKVCCSPSDTHDAQLIAKKFGVPFKIIHVEDVFKEKIIDYFISENLAGKTPNPCFFCNDYIKFGFVMDVALSDGMDFVASGHYARILNGKLYRALDKEKDQSYFLASIKKEKLSKILLPNGEYSKETIRDIAERAGIHVAKKIDSQDLCFLPDNDFKSFFEERGVKIEPGNIITSEGKIIGKHEGLPFYTIGQRKLGVAAGQKLYVKAKNVEGNFIVVSPLDEVYQNEMRVKNLNIYVDLPDEFLATVKIRKKFKEVPCRVEYLKDELKVQFLEPVFAVTPGQIAVFYNEDEVLCSGVIE, from the coding sequence TTGAGTGCTAAAGTAGGTGTTTTGCTTAGTGGAGGAGTAGATAGCGCTGTTGCTTTATATCTTTTAATTGAAAAAGGTTATGAAGTAACTGCTTATCATATGAAAACTGTAAGAGATGAGTTGTATATAACAAAGCAGATAAAGCATAAAGTCTGTTGTAGTCCGTCTGATACACACGATGCACAGTTAATAGCAAAGAAATTTGGCGTGCCTTTTAAGATAATCCATGTTGAGGATGTGTTCAAGGAGAAAATAATAGATTATTTCATATCCGAAAATCTTGCGGGTAAAACACCAAATCCTTGTTTTTTCTGCAATGATTATATAAAGTTTGGATTTGTTATGGATGTTGCGCTTTCAGACGGTATGGATTTTGTAGCATCAGGTCATTACGCAAGGATATTAAATGGAAAGCTGTACAGAGCTTTGGATAAAGAGAAAGACCAATCGTACTTTTTAGCTTCAATAAAGAAGGAAAAACTCAGCAAAATTTTGTTGCCAAACGGTGAATACAGTAAGGAAACAATTAGGGATATAGCTGAAAGAGCTGGGATTCATGTAGCTAAAAAGATTGATTCTCAGGATTTGTGTTTTCTTCCAGATAACGATTTTAAGTCTTTCTTTGAAGAGCGTGGTGTTAAAATCGAGCCTGGGAATATAATCACAAGTGAAGGAAAGATAATAGGTAAACATGAGGGGCTGCCATTTTATACGATTGGGCAAAGAAAACTTGGAGTGGCCGCTGGACAAAAACTTTATGTTAAAGCAAAAAATGTGGAAGGGAACTTTATAGTTGTTTCTCCACTTGATGAAGTGTATCAAAATGAAATGCGAGTTAAAAATTTAAATATATATGTAGATTTACCTGATGAGTTTTTGGCAACTGTAAAAATACGCAAAAAGTTTAAGGAAGTTCCTTGTCGTGTGGAATATTTGAAAGATGAACTGAAAGTACAATTCCTCGAACCAGTTTTTGCTGTCACCCCCGGACAAATAGCTGTGTTTTATAACGAAGACGAAGTGCTTTGCTCAGGAGTTATAGAATAA
- the hpt gene encoding hypoxanthine phosphoribosyltransferase — protein sequence MIEVMISKDELRKRIREMGKEITEYYKGKTDTLHAVCVLKGSIHFFSELVQNIDMNVEYSFIQVSSYSGVSSTGRIRVKSWIDEPIENRHVIVVEDILDTGLTLSYVLEYLRRYRPADLKVVTLLKKLGRNPQVTPDFVGFEIEDKFVIGYGLDYNEKYRNLPYIGWVKGDIV from the coding sequence TTGATAGAGGTTATGATTTCAAAAGATGAATTGAGAAAAAGAATAAGGGAAATGGGGAAAGAAATTACGGAATATTATAAAGGCAAAACCGATACATTACATGCTGTATGTGTTTTGAAAGGTTCTATTCATTTCTTTAGTGAATTAGTTCAAAATATAGACATGAATGTTGAGTATTCGTTTATACAAGTTTCAAGTTACTCTGGTGTTTCATCTACTGGAAGAATAAGGGTTAAAAGTTGGATAGACGAACCCATAGAAAATAGGCATGTAATCGTTGTTGAAGATATACTTGATACAGGATTAACACTTTCGTATGTGCTTGAGTACCTTAGAAGGTACAGACCTGCAGATTTGAAAGTGGTTACTTTGCTGAAAAAACTTGGGCGTAACCCTCAAGTTACACCAGATTTTGTAGGTTTTGAAATCGAAGATAAATTTGTAATAGGTTACGGACTTGATTACAATGAGAAGTACAGAAATTTACCTTACATAGGTTGGGTAAAGGGAGACATAGTATGA
- a CDS encoding LCP family protein, which produces MKGFLYALVIFLGIAAALFISGVWIELFIKFLFIPTENPVNILVLGLDKDISGTRRTDVILVASIDLDKKTILISSIPRDLIIDGKKINAYYQSEGLENFKKRIEDLTGIEIKRYFIVDYDIFKFLGDELGPIEVFVDRPMHYKDVAQNLEINFSPGYYKMNGKELLAYLRFRKTAEGDIGRLDKQRVIIEKLAQKALQKNIFSLTALYKEIRERTEFNIEIGEIVYMFSKIKNGFKLDSVTFPFNIGTDGNLYIDEAKLDKYKESLQLGEKKTQETYRYYVINNTSKRNLTTLSVIEKLFKDKGYSPNKIFYDGVDVDFKNDTVLILRKNEGLRIYIEEMIGKVFKDKKFDIIFVDDRIDYISKYLSVIGELTKSGRQVLFPIDFIVILKNDSTILTDK; this is translated from the coding sequence ATGAAAGGTTTTCTCTACGCTCTTGTAATATTTCTCGGTATTGCTGCCGCGCTCTTTATTTCCGGTGTATGGATTGAACTATTTATAAAATTTCTTTTCATACCTACGGAGAATCCAGTTAATATTCTTGTGCTTGGATTAGATAAAGACATTTCTGGTACTAGAAGAACCGATGTAATTCTTGTAGCAAGTATTGACCTTGATAAAAAAACGATATTGATTTCCAGTATACCAAGAGATTTGATTATAGATGGTAAAAAAATAAATGCGTATTATCAATCAGAAGGACTTGAAAATTTTAAAAAGCGTATAGAAGATTTAACAGGAATAGAAATTAAACGTTATTTTATAGTCGATTACGATATATTTAAATTTCTTGGTGACGAACTTGGACCTATTGAAGTCTTTGTCGATAGACCCATGCATTACAAAGATGTAGCTCAAAATCTCGAGATAAATTTTTCACCCGGATATTATAAAATGAATGGCAAGGAATTGCTAGCATACCTGAGGTTTAGGAAAACAGCGGAGGGCGATATAGGTAGGTTGGACAAACAACGAGTCATAATTGAGAAATTAGCTCAGAAAGCTCTTCAGAAAAATATTTTCTCACTTACTGCTCTTTACAAGGAAATCCGTGAAAGAACGGAATTTAATATAGAAATTGGCGAAATAGTCTATATGTTTTCAAAGATTAAAAATGGATTTAAATTGGATAGTGTAACCTTTCCATTTAATATAGGAACAGATGGAAATTTGTATATCGATGAAGCAAAGTTGGATAAATATAAGGAATCTTTGCAGTTAGGAGAGAAGAAAACACAAGAAACTTACAGATATTATGTTATCAATAATACTTCAAAAAGGAATTTGACAACTTTAAGCGTGATTGAGAAATTGTTTAAAGACAAGGGCTATTCACCAAATAAGATATTCTACGATGGTGTAGATGTTGATTTTAAAAACGACACAGTATTAATTTTGAGAAAGAATGAGGGATTAAGGATTTATATTGAAGAGATGATAGGGAAAGTTTTTAAAGATAAGAAGTTCGATATAATCTTTGTCGATGATAGAATAGATTATATCAGTAAGTATCTTTCAGTTATTGGAGAGCTTACAAAAAGTGGAAGACAGGTTCTTTTTCCAATAGATTTTATAGTAATCTTGAAAAACGATTCGACGATTTTAACGGATAAATGA
- a CDS encoding WecB/TagA/CpsF family glycosyltransferase, with translation MEQVSFYSYNLLCGKAEELRRYLVDSIVSGNKLFVVTLNSQIFLRAQQIPDYDEALRHATFHLPDGSGVVWAVKRHCNVVTDRVPGIDTMLYLCEEAKNRGWKVYLLGARPDVVNRAAENLRNKGVNIVGYHHGYFEDQTPAEEIEKLKPDLLFVGMGAPRQELWIYQHMQLPFKLAMGVGGSFDVIAGVKKRAPKFFQKTRLEWFYRWITEPISRSRVPLDVAKFFFKVVLDGKDGNCEKIR, from the coding sequence TTGGAACAGGTTTCTTTTTATTCTTATAACTTGCTATGTGGCAAAGCTGAAGAGTTACGCCGGTATCTTGTTGATTCAATAGTTTCAGGTAACAAACTTTTTGTTGTAACTTTAAATAGTCAAATTTTTTTGAGAGCTCAACAAATTCCTGATTATGATGAAGCATTAAGACATGCCACATTTCATTTACCTGATGGATCTGGAGTTGTTTGGGCCGTTAAACGTCACTGCAATGTGGTTACTGATAGAGTACCAGGAATTGATACTATGCTTTATTTATGTGAGGAAGCAAAGAACAGAGGTTGGAAAGTTTATCTTTTGGGAGCAAGACCGGATGTAGTAAATAGAGCAGCTGAAAATTTGAGAAATAAAGGGGTCAACATTGTTGGGTACCATCATGGATATTTTGAAGACCAAACGCCTGCGGAAGAAATAGAAAAATTAAAACCGGATTTACTATTCGTTGGTATGGGCGCGCCAAGACAGGAACTTTGGATTTACCAACACATGCAATTACCATTTAAGTTGGCAATGGGAGTTGGAGGTAGTTTTGACGTAATTGCCGGTGTTAAAAAGAGAGCTCCTAAATTTTTCCAAAAGACACGTTTAGAGTGGTTTTACAGATGGATAACAGAACCAATATCAAGGTCTCGCGTGCCTTTAGATGTGGCTAAATTCTTTTTCAAGGTGGTGCTTGATGGAAAAGACGGAAATTGTGAGAAAATACGTTGA
- the rsmG gene encoding 16S rRNA (guanine(527)-N(7))-methyltransferase RsmG: MEKTEIVRKYVEKLINSPINLTAYKDFDEAMAFLYLDSVLPVKSEDLGEFFLDIGTGGGVPGVFLSVEFDKKGLLVDSICKKVHFIQQTCKELGIKKVETLCARAEELKGKGDFFEKFDSAVSRAVSKIATVLELTAPYVKVGGKLLLYKGPGYNEELGQSVNAMKELGVKLSEVRRYSIRGKDRFLLVFEKISHTPDKYPRRIGIPEKRPIR, from the coding sequence ATGGAAAAGACGGAAATTGTGAGAAAATACGTTGAAAAACTGATAAATTCACCGATTAATCTTACTGCATACAAAGATTTTGACGAAGCCATGGCATTTTTGTATCTTGATTCCGTACTACCGGTTAAATCAGAAGACCTCGGAGAGTTTTTTTTAGACATTGGAACTGGTGGGGGTGTACCCGGCGTTTTTCTTTCGGTTGAATTTGATAAAAAGGGTTTGTTAGTTGATAGTATATGTAAGAAAGTACATTTTATCCAACAAACATGCAAAGAACTTGGAATCAAAAAAGTAGAAACATTATGCGCGCGAGCCGAAGAATTGAAAGGAAAAGGTGATTTTTTTGAAAAATTCGATAGTGCTGTTTCTCGTGCTGTTTCAAAAATAGCAACAGTTCTTGAGTTAACAGCTCCTTACGTTAAAGTTGGTGGAAAGTTACTTTTGTACAAAGGACCTGGATATAACGAAGAGCTTGGGCAATCTGTCAATGCCATGAAAGAACTTGGTGTTAAATTATCTGAGGTAAGAAGATACTCAATACGTGGTAAAGATAGATTTTTGTTAGTTTTTGAGAAAATTTCTCATACACCCGATAAATATCCAAGAAGGATTGGTATTCCAGAAAAAAGGCCAATAAGATAA
- the queD gene encoding 6-carboxytetrahydropterin synthase QueD, with translation MFCVVKEFTFDAAHNLVEYHGKCEKLHGHTYKLQIMVCGERDKEGMVIDFIDLKKIVQEEVLSYLDHAYINEIIPQPSAENIAEWIWNKLEEKLSSERYKLSEVRLWETPTSFVIYRK, from the coding sequence ATGTTTTGCGTAGTTAAAGAGTTCACGTTCGATGCAGCGCATAATCTTGTTGAGTATCATGGCAAATGCGAGAAATTACACGGACATACTTATAAATTGCAGATAATGGTTTGTGGTGAGAGGGATAAAGAGGGAATGGTAATTGACTTTATTGATTTGAAAAAGATAGTACAAGAAGAGGTGTTGAGTTACTTAGACCATGCCTACATAAATGAAATAATACCTCAACCAAGTGCGGAAAACATCGCGGAGTGGATATGGAACAAACTTGAAGAAAAGCTCTCAAGCGAAAGATACAAACTAAGTGAAGTAAGGCTTTGGGAGACACCTACTTCTTTTGTAATATATAGAAAATAA